One segment of Solanum lycopersicum chromosome 1, SLM_r2.1 DNA contains the following:
- the LOC101245281 gene encoding probable peroxygenase 5: MASSSNNIDEEEIERKEEPTPLEKHVMFFDINKDGVIYPWETYKGFRKIGSGVLLSTVASIFINVGLSGKTRPGKWPSPLFPIEVKNIKFAKHTSDSDIYDTEGRFVPEKFEELFHKHGRTNANALTGEELDELLKANKQPKDFAGHIAAKSEWKILYLLCKDENGLLPKETIRSVYDGSLFEQMAKEKQSKKHRGKSSS, from the exons ATGGCTTCTTCCTCAAATAATATTGATGAAGAGg AAATTGAGAGGAAAGAGGAGCCAACACCTTTGGAAAAACATGTTATGTTTTTTGATATTAACAAAGATGGTGTCATTTACCCATGGGAAACTTATAAAG gATTTCGAAAAATTGGAAGTGGTGTTCTCCTCTCAACAGTTGCTTCCATTTTCATTAATGTTGGGCTAAGTGGCAAAACTCGACCT GGGAAGTGGCCATCTCCACTATTTCCAATTGAGGTGAAGAACATCAAATTTGCCAAACACACTAGTGATAGTGATATCTATGATACTGAAGGAAG GTTCGTTCCTGAAAAATTCGAGGAATTGTTCCATAAGCATGGACGAACCAACGCCAATGCCTTAACCGGTGAGGAATTAGATGAACTACTCAAAGCAAACAAGCAACCCAAGGACTTTGCTGGACA CATTGCAGCTAAATCAGAGTGGAAAATACTTTATTTACTTTGCAAAGATGAAAATGGTTTGTTACCTAAAGAGACAATAAGGAGTGTGTATGATGGTAGCCTTTTTGAACAAATGGCCAAGGAAAAGCAATCCAAGAAACATAG GGGTAAATCAAGTTCATAA
- the LOC101253310 gene encoding uncharacterized protein: MSSKMMLMANSLTHVRPLTCAAAAVYPSRLVAQPPDLIKWVKTEGGFVHKSIKVAQGDTFGLGLVASEDIPKGSDLIALPQHIPLKFDGSTSESENSHSALIKLAQHVPEELWAMKLGLKLLQERARKGSFWWPYISNLPETYSVPIFFPGEDIKNLQYAPLLYQVNKRCRFLLDFEKILKHELENLKPDDHPFSGQDVDSSALGWAMSAVSSRAFRLYGGKRPDGTRSNVPMMLPLIDMCNHSFDPNAEIVQEEANTNRNMLVKMVAGREIKQNDPLLLNYGCLSSDLFLLDYGFVIPSNPYDCIELKYDAALLDAASMAAGFTSPNFSSPSPWQQQILSHLNLDGPNSDLKVTLGGGELVEGRLLAALRVVLSNDEEAVKQHDLETLKSLTVEAPLGISTEVSALRTVVALCVIALGHFPTKIMEDKSLLKQNVSPTTELALQFRIQKKSLIVDVMRDLSKRVKLLLAK; this comes from the exons ATGTCAAGCAAAATGATGCTAATGGCTAACTCCTTAACACACGTCCGTCCTCTCACTTGCGCCGCCGCCGCCGTTTACCCATCACGGCTAGTGGCACAACCACCGGACCTAATCAAATGGGTAAAAACTGAAGGTGGGTTTGTTCACAAATCCATTAAAGTAGCACAAGGTGATACCTTTGGCCTTGGATTAGTTGCTTCTGAAGATATCCCAAAAGGGTCTGATCTTATTGCCTTACCTCAACATATTCCCCTCAAATTTGATGGGTCTACTTCAGAATCAGAAAATTCCCATTCTGCTTTGATTAAATTAGCTCAGCATGTTCCTG AGGAGCTGTGGGCTATGAAATTGGGTTTGAAGCTTCTGCAAGAGAGAGCGAGGAAAGGTTCGTTCTGGTGGCCATACATCAGCAATCTCCCAGAGACTTACTCAGTGCCGATTTTCTTCCCTGGAGAGGATATAAAGAACTTGCAGTATGCCCCTCTTCTATATCAG GTGAACAAAAGATGCCGGTTTCTACTGGATTTTGAGAAAATTCTGAAGCATGAACTTGAGAATCTTAAACCTGATGATCATCCTTTTAGTGGCCAAGATGTGGATTCATCTGCTCTAGGATGGGCTATGTCAGCTGTTTCATCTCGAGCATTCCGGTTGTATGGCGGTAAACGTCCTGATGGCACCCGCAGTAATGTTCCTATGATGCTTCCACTTATTGATATGTGCAACCACAGCTTTGATCCAAATGCTGAAATTGTACAGGAAGAAGCAAACACCAACAGAAATATGCTTGTAAAG ATGGTTGCAGGAAGGGAGATAAAGCAAAATGATCCGTTGCTTCTCAACTACGGCTGTTTAAGTAGTGATCTTTTTCTTCTGGACTATGGATTCGTCATTCCATCAAACCCCTACGACTGCATCGAACTTAAATATGATGCTGCTCTTCTTGATGCTGCCAGTATGGCTGCAGGGTTTACATCCCCAAACTTCTCCTCGCCATCCCCATGGCAGCAGCAGATTTTATCGCATTTAAATCTAGACGGACCAAACTCTGATCTGAAG GTGACACTAGGAGGTGGAGAGCTAGTAGAGGGCCGATTATTAGCAGCCTTGAGAGTTGTCCTGTCAAACGATGAAGAAGCAGTGAAGCAGCACGACTTAGAGACGCTCAAATCATTGACAGTCGAAGCCCCTCTGGGAATATCAACTGAAGTATCAGCTCTTCGCACCGTTGTGGCTTTGTGTGTTATTGCTCTCGGACACTTCCCAACGAAAATCATGGAGGACAAGTCGTTGCTGAAGCAAAATGTTTCACCTACTACTGAGTTGGCTCTCCAGTTCAGAATACAAAAGAAGTCCCTCATTGTAGATGTTATGAGGGATCTTAGCAAGAGGGTAAAGTTACTCCTTGCCAAGTAG
- the LOC101253220 gene encoding loganic acid O-methyltransferase-like — MTTSFPMNDGNSAYSYFNNSQRQKEIIDASKEMVREAIIGKLDVEVMFSSSKLFRIIDLGCSIGPNTFHAMQHVVDVVKEKYNNINLEFQVFFSDHIDNDFNTLFRSLPMDRSYYASGVPGSFHGRLFPSRSIHFAHASTSIHWLSRVPKELLDEKSPSWNKGLIHYGTSNSEVVKAYVAQFEKDMEVFFNARAEEIVQGGMMVFISPFSSYIRLVEFFGSSLMDLVNEGKLDESLVDSFNLPMYFPSPQDMTKVVEKNGCFSIEKMELTHPKSKLVDDFDAKTFIINLRAVLEGLLINHFGSKIAEQVCERTLLKAEEISTWMKANGGKPCQLFVALKRK, encoded by the exons ATGACAACATCTTTCCCCATGAATGATGGTAATAGTGCTTATAGCTACTTCAATAACTCCCAACGACag aaaGAAATTATAGATGCTTCAAAGGAGATGGTGAGAGAGGCAATTATTGGAAAACTTGATGTTGAAGTTATGTTctcttcttcaaaattatttcGTATAATAGATTTGGGATGTTCAATTGGACCAAATACTTTCCATGCAATGCAACATGTTGTAGATGTTGTAAAGGaaaaatacaacaatattaacCTTGAATTCCAAGTATTTTTTAGTGATCATATCGATAACGATTTCAACACTCTTTTTCGATCACTACCTATGGATCGATCCTACTATGCATCTGGAGTTCCAGGATCATTTCATGGTAGATTATTTCCATCGCGATCGATACATTTTGCACATGCTTCTACTTCTATACATTGGTTATCTAGGGTTCCAAAAGAATTGTTAGATGAGAAATCTCCATCATGGAATAAAGGATTGATTCACTATGGTACATCAAATAGTGAAGTAGTCAAAGCTTATGTTGCTCAATTTGAAAAGGACATGGAAGTTTTCTTTAATGCAAGAGCTGAGGAGATTGTCCAAGGAGGAATGATGGTGTTTATTTCACCATTTTCAAGCTATATACGTCTCGTGGAATTTTTCGGTTCTAGTCTTATGGATTTGGTAAATGAG GGAAAGTTAGATGAATCTCTAGTAGACTCATTCAATTTGCCAATGTATTTTCCCTCTCCACAAGACATGACTAAAGTAGTGGAGAAAAATGGATGTTTTAGCATAGAGAAAATGGAGTTGACACATCCTAAATCAAAGCttgtggatgattttgatgCAAAAACTTTTATAATAAACCTAAGAGCTGTTTTAGAAGGGCTTCTCATCAATCATTTTGGGAGTAAAATAGCAGAACAAGTTTGTGAAAGAACTCTTCTTAAAGCTGAAGAGATTTCAACATGGATGAAAGCTAATGGTGGAAAACCATGCCAATTATTTGTTGCTTTAAAGCgaaaatga
- the LOC101247547 gene encoding probable calcium-binding protein CML25, with protein MGLIKSLFNRKKKNDPTPANSPPVNTPVMIEEELQQVFNKFDINGDGKISFSELGFIMASLGTAVTEEESIEMINEVDGDGDGFIDLREFIELNTKNIDSDEVMENLKDAFSVFDVDKNGSISAEELQKVMKSIGEECSLDECRKMIGGVDCDGDGMIDFEEFKVMMIGKRK; from the coding sequence ATGGGATTAATTAAATCTCTTTTCAAtcggaagaaaaaaaatgacccAACGCCGGCGAATTCCCCGCCGGTGAACACTCCGGTCATGATAGAAGAGGAGCTACAACAAGTATTCAACAAATTTGACATCAACGGCGACGGAAAAATCTCGTTTTCGGAACTGGGTTTCATCATGGCAAGTTTAGGAACCGCTGTAACAGAGGAAGAATCGATTGAAATGATTAACGAAGTCGATGGGGACGGAGATGGATTCATCGATTTGCGTGAATTCATCGAGCTTAACACGAAGAACATCGATTCCGATGAAGTTATGGAGAATTTGAAGGATGCCTTTTCTGTATTTGATGTGGATAAAAATGGATCGATCTCTGCTGAAGAGTTGCAGAAAGTGATGAAGAGTATTGGGGAAGAATGCTCGCTGGATGAGTGCCGGAAAATGATCGGCGGCGTTGATTGTGACGGCGACGGGATGATTGATTTTGAGGAATTTAAAGTTATGATGAtcggaaaaagaaaataa
- the LOC101248702 gene encoding nudix hydrolase 18, mitochondrial encodes MVCMVSRTGRQMQRYNKGHRLVVGCIPYRFTRNGEFEVLVISSQKGHAMMFPKGGWETDESVEEAASRESLEEAGVLGIVQCELGKWRFKSKSQGIYHEGYMFPLLVTEQLSLWPEQNLRKRAWMTVEEASEACQQWWMKEALEKLVNRLNSSDFESAIS; translated from the exons atggtttgtaTGGTTTCTCGTACAGGAAGGCAAATGCAGAGGTATAATAAAGGTCATCGTCTTGTTGTTGG atGTATTCCATATAGATTTACAAGAAATGGTGAATTTGAGGTGCTTGTAATTAGTTCACAAAAAGGTCATGCAATGATGTTTCCCAag gGAGGATGGGAAACTGATGAATCAGTAGAGGAAGCAGCTTCTCGTGAATCCCTTGAAGAAGCTGGTGTTCTTGGCATTGTTCAg TGTGAATTAGGAAAATGGAGATTTAAGAGCAAGAGCCAAGGCATTTATCATGAAGGTTACATGTTTCCATTGCTTGTTACTGAACAACTCTCACTTTGGCCTGAACAAAATCTAAGAAAAAGAGCATGG ATGACAGTGGAGGAAGCAAGTGAAGCTTGTCAACAATGGTGGATGAAAGAAGCACTTGAGAAATTAGTTAATAGGTTAAATTCATCAGATTTTGAAAGTGCTATTagctag